The Bombus fervidus isolate BK054 chromosome 17, iyBomFerv1, whole genome shotgun sequence DNA segment CGAAGACTATAATTATATccgtttatttttctatattttagttcgggtaagaaatatttatcgacgAGGAGAAACGTTTCATATGGACATATGGCAAATCCATTTCGCGCATCCGTGCGTCAGTCATACTTGATGGATTCGTCGAATATGTCGAACAAAAGTAGTTGGAGTTTGGAATATGCTTGTATGTCATGACGGAAGTTCACGGGACCCATCGCGAAGTTCGAGAGAGTCTCGATATCAATAACTATCTGCATTTgagataaaaatttctctcagaaagaaaatatatatagtatgaaaTTCGTATACACACTTTATAAAGAAGTACAATGTCTTTCTCAATATGAAAGTCGATGTAACTTTCtactctatttctattatccaCTATCTATCGCAGAAGTGTTCATTCAATGTTCGCATTAAAGTATCGCCGCAATATAAGAAACTTTTACCCTTTTGAATTTCACAGAAAACTTTAGATTCTGTGTTCGCTTTTCTTTAAGGAACAGAATAAAAAACTTCATCGTTATTTCATTTGTACAATATCGGAACCATTCATAATACTTTAGTTTAGAAGTTAAACGAGAGACACGTCCGTATAAATCCAATAGGAACGCAGCTGAATTTATCTTTTCATAAGGGTGCCACGTTAGTCACGTTCATCGGGAAATCGCGAATTGCAGCTCGAGTCGCGACGGAAAAGAAGATTAGATTACTTAGAGGCGTCCCCTTGGGTTCAGTCGTAAAGAGGTTTATCACGACGAGAATGAAAGGGATAGAAAATACAAAGGAACCCTACGCGTTGCTCGTCTATGTCGTAAAAGCGACACACACACACGATTCGTCGGTGGTTGAAGCGGCCATTAAGAAAAGTCGAGTTCAATAAACTTTCGAACAAAGCGGTTGAGTTATTGATCTTCTAGTTACGTCACGTTACCTCTTTTTCACCTGCCAGCTCTATCTATCGTCTATCGAACCGTACAGACTGAAACCGCATTTCCAACGCGCAAATGATCCTTAAAAAGTACCTCGAATCACGAAGAAGTCAACAGTCAAAGCGAAGTCCGTCTTGAATTCTGCATTTTTATTCGTCGCGTGTTTTACGCTATCGACCCGTTTCGGACCGTCTAATTTTTAGCCCAGAAACCAGATATCGCGCCGAGAGAAGATAACCGGGGTCACGTCGGTGATAAACTCGCGACAAGCTTTCTTATAATTTGATTAACTCGCGAATAGTTGAACGCCAGATTTCTTTTTGTCTGAAAAGCTTTAGAAACAGAGTAGAGAGAATTAAATGCAAAGTtgaataatatcttttttattatattcgtaaacTACATTCATACAGTTAGAAACCTACGACatataattactaatatttatataactatCATTGAACTTTACTACTTGGAAACTTGAGAAAGTATAATAATCCATTGATTcgaattttacaataaatttcatgttgttaattaataaaatgctCATTAAACAACTGAGCCCATCGTGTTATCCAATAATTAATGGTGCCGAAATAACGAACGTGTTATCATGAAGTAGTCAGAATCGATGTTTCACGCTACGACGGACACAATTCATGATTTACGATCGAGCAACTGCAATGGTTCCCGATtccataatttttcttttcttgctAACCGATTCAAGCACCAAGGAGGCGCTTCACAAAATAACCAGGGAAAGCGTAAATTCCACAGCCTGCCAACAATACTATCAACACACACATGAAGAAGCCTATTATCCTCCATTTATAGTATCGGCAGACAACGTAACGAAATGCTTTCCACGGGTTCCGGAACCAGGAAAACGAAGTATCCGGTCGGCTGTAAATTAAGGGAAATAAGATGTTTTCCTGTATGATTGATTCATGGTGAAGTATGATTGCGAACATTCCTGATGGAATTAACAAATACGTCGGCCTCCGTTGATGGCCGTCGTCATTACCATTGCTCGTACAATTATATAATGGCGCTTTAATGTCGACGAAATGTGATCAGGTTTAATTACACTCGCCATTGAATGTCGATCGTTTTGTTGGAATAGCTAACAAACAAATGTTTGCATTTCACTGTTCGTGTTGTTGGCGCAATATTTAGTGATCTGGACGTGTTTATGTATATCTTATTTGATGAACTTCACGCTTTTATATCGAAAAGAAGTAGATActcaattgaaaaataagatttaaatatCCGTGAACTACATATGTATCTTGTAAAATGAAACGAGCTTTAAAATCTCATTAAGGTTGCAATTTTCATCGAACAGCCGTGTATATGATAGGAAGAACAGAGGAAGATGAAATTACGAAGAATTAAAGATGTTTACTGTTGCGTGGATGTATAGTCATGGATTATAGACTTCGTATAGAACAAACGATCAACGTTCGTATTACGAATCGTATAATGGAGTTTggtttaattttatctttagaCGTTTCTTTATGCTCCGGGTGGAGTAGACAAATCGCGATTTAAGTGGATAACTTGATCTTCTAAAGATTGCTCGGAAATACATTGCCGGTGCTGGTCGAGCCCGAATTAACTCTACCGACTTAACGAAATAATCTGATTATCCAGCTACTTGCAGTTATACAGATTGACGGCAAAATCGAAAATTAATCTATTTAAGTTTAATAGCCAGCCATATATACGCTAATTAAATTTGCGGTTGAACATGAAATTAACTTTGATACGTTCATCATGATACGGTTTTATTTCGAGGTAACCGaggttaataattttatacggaTAATAAATGATTGACCATGTCTAGTCAGTTTCTTGTTAATGgttaaatatttctctaatttttacggttatttttatactattatgaATATGCACGTAATCCTTGAACGCATAGTGTTATCATTTACTAATATATTCGAATATATTCATATTGTTAGGATTAGAATATTGAcgaatatatgaataaatgaCTATATAGTCATTTTGCAGGAAAACGATACGGAAgatgaatttttgaaataatttttctatagttttgtatgatataaattaacaattccAACATGTTTCAGTATATCCCGGGAAACCATACATTTAAGAATTAAATCTATATCGgtgcataaataaaaattctttgataCAGTGACATGGAAATACAGTAGAACTAATACTATTGGAAATTCATTAGAACTCGACATCAATCTTGTACAAACATCGAATCATATTTCGCTCAAATTTTTGTCAAAGTAGGTCATCGTTCATGCAagatacaagatatttatcatCGTTACTTGCAggtgtctttctttcttttttttttttttttttttttttttgtttatcgaCTGACGTGGAGTTCctgtatatttcaattaagtATCGTCATACTTTGGTGGAGAAAGATTTTGAGGTGGATCCCTTCCTTTGCCCGCAGGTTGCTCGTCAGCCTCCTTCGCTTGCAATATTGATATTTCCAGTTCAATTTTACCCTGTATCGATATATTACGTTAGCCTTCTTCAATGTTTTACGAATACTTCTAAATAAACTTCAAAATAAGAagataaacgaagaagaatgGTCGAGGTAAATGGGCATATTTGCGATGTTCGTTATCGAAGGAACACATTTCCAGCgaataattttagaaagaattaaaagttttcattttaatgAGAACTTTGATATTAACTTGATTTATCAAAGGAGACAGTGTTACAATTGCGATGGAGTAAAGTAAATGTTTGTTTCTTCGAATGTTAATGAACGTTAGATTTTTATGATACGTACCGCCTGGACGTATTGGGCTGCGTTCACGCTACGCTCCAATGGCCACCAAGCTTTGATTCGTGCCACTTTGAACATATCGATCGTTGGTAGATTTGGATTAAGTAGCTCTAAAGTACAGTTTTTAGAATTCGGACTTCCCCGTGGCATCTTGGCTAAATCCAACGTCAATGCTCCTAAAAGTAGATAAAAGTATTCGTGCCGATTGTGTCAGAACCTTTGAAACCTTCTGATGCACATACATAAAATCTTACGAGacattagaatatttatagacTCTACTATAGATATACTATATGTGTTATACGAGACAGGTTTTCCACGATAAGTGTTCAAATGTTTGCTTGTGTATGCATCAGCGATATTGAAAATTCGTCTGCAGTAGATAAATGGATAAAACACGATGATTAATCGAATGTTTGTTTTACCGAGAAAATCGTCCGAAGAGAAATGATCGCTGTCCCAAACTTGCAGGTGTAATCTACATGGCAGTTTGTCCTCGGTTTCGCTTATAGCAAAGATGGATGTCTTTTTGCGTACGATCATAACGCGCTCACCTTTGCAATACATGACACGAAATATAAATCGCCAATTGAAATTGCCCTCTCCGGTTAAGGAATTATAATGAATATCAGTTCTTTGATAATCGTCGTAAACAATCCAGCTGAAAAATTGATCGTAGCGATTTATACAAAAACAGCTCATTTATTTCCTAGTAAATTCTTCAAATAGCCACTGCTATctgcaattttcaaattcaccCTTTCACGTAAATATCGGAACACTTTTCTCCGGTAAGAAATTGGCTGTCGACGAGGGGCACGTCCTCGGTGTTCCAAACGATCACACGGATTTCATATTCCTCTGGTACAGGTGGACTAATGTCCACTGCCGGTTTTGGAGGAATCTCGCTAGATTGAAACATGTCGATCCAAAGTTCCAATTTACCCTGAAGCATCGTTCGAGAATGCAAATCGTGCTTTTAGAATGCTCAATGGGTATTTAGGCAGccgaaaaaaatgtttaatttctgAATGTTACATTCAGACGATATCGTCTTCCCGACAATATTAGATTAATTCTTTCACAGTGCGTCTCAATCTCttctatcaaatattttactgtCGTGCTAACTATGAAATATAGTACCATAAATTTCGCATTAAAATAAACCATAAATAATAAGTTTTAACGACGAGTCCCCAAATATACGTCTTTTTCCTCGAAGAAGACAGCCAGCTGTCGAAAGGTTAGCCAAACTCGCGTTTTATCTTAAACGACTCAACCTTAGTCGCAATTCTACCGTAGATAAAAGCACAGACTCGTCTTTTTTACAACCTGCTCCAATCCAGGTCTGGTGGCATTAAAAAGCGGACGTCTTTCGACGTGTTCAGGCACCAGGACGCAGCCACAAATGGGGAAATCTTGCCATTGATGAAGGACATTCAGTGCCATACATTCTTGTCTCTCTGAATAGAAATCATCAATCACCGATAAAGTGAAATTCATTCTGACGACACAGTTCCCTCCCGATcgaaacgattaatttttaaaatgtaccGTTTTCCGCTTGCTCGTTGACGAATGGAAATCTTTTTCGTCCAATTCTCACGTAATGCTTCCGGTACTCCGGCAATGGGAGATTGTTCCTTTTACAAAGTTGCTCGAGTATCTGCGTCGGTCTCTCGCGGTCTCTCCACTTATTGTACCCTCCCTCGTTGTACGTCTTAGAAATACCGCAAGTAGCTCGGTGTCTGCTATAGAACCGATTCTCCAAGTCGATCTTTGTCTGTCCTACTAAATCGTCAGTCGTAGTTGCATCGTAGTCCCATACTTGTATGATCATCATGTAATCTTGAGGGAAAGTGGCTTCTATCTCGAAGAGCCTATAAATTATTCGACATTAACGCCCTTACGCATTCTCTGTTCTATCGGGTGTCTTGAAacgaaacatatatatatatatatatatatagtattataatcAAAGTTCTCTTACACaataatttactatttaataatattaatgaatcAACAAgtcgaaattattttaatatctagaACTTTATtcgatgttttaatatttcttgcaaaaaagggagaaagatagaattttataatgttaatcGCGATAGATTCAATAATGTTGCTTTGACTGAAAATCGGAAAAATGAATGGCTTTTGAACGAGCGCTATCAAAAGGATGTAATCTACCGTGGAAATTGGATAAAAGAATTATGCGACGTGGAAAATACAACAGTCAACAGGGCTTCAACGAAATTAAAGTGCCATCATACCGTCCGAAAATGGGATTTAGCTGATTCGGTATGtaattctttttatcattGATAAACGTTTTTCCAAGCTTGACGCACAGATACGGGTCAGATTTTCCGCTGAGAGGATCGCTAGGCTGCAAGTCGATACCTATGGGTGAAATCGATTCATTCTCATTAGTTTATCACGCCATGTAAACGTCATAAAACGTCGTGTTTCGCACACCTTTCACGACGTAAAGTCTGACCAGAAATTTGATGGGATCCGATTGTGGATAATCGCCACACAGACCATTAGCCGCGTTTCTGCCGCTTTTCGTTTTGCAGGGCAAGTTGTTCGGGTGCGGCCAGTGATACACGCAAATGCGTCCCTGTCAGTAgatgttataattttattaatggattatattttataaatggatattttatcctaatattaggttatagcAATGTTCATATTTCTTTGAATGAATGTCAAACACCGTTACTTTTACGTAAGATTTGCATGATCAATTTTCATTACTACATTAAAACTAAGtgataccctataacgtacaagTTTGATTGTTCTATGCAAAATTCAAGATTCAATTTTAAGATTGAGGTATAAGTGACTCGAGTAACCCTGCTTTACTATGTATATGCAGATTGCAGTGATATTTTAACCGCTAGATTCGAGATAAACCTTGAACTTTCCAACGTAATTGTCTGTATCGTAGTCGGGATCCTCGCTCTTCTTCCCCTTCCATAGTTCGAACGATCTCAGACGATCCTGAAAGCCGCCGAATTGCGGTTGCATCTCCAGTTCTCCGTTGTATACCTGTTTCCCGCCCAATGAGACAGCTGAGCTGGTGAAAATGCGCTAAAGCGTAGGTACCTTGAACGTCGTTACGAGCTTCTGATCACCTGGAGAAAAGCTGCCTAGCTCTCTGCTTCTTTCCTCCTGGAAACGCCATGTTTTGCTTAACAGAGATCCGTGGAAATTTACATACATCGAGTTACTCGCGTGACCGACCCTCTTTCGCCTTACCTCCATGGAAGCGAAATATTTACTCCACCAGTCGAGAGACTCATCCTCCTTTGGCTTGTAGtccatttttttcttcctttttttccttggTATCACATGCACGAAAATCTTCTTTACGgatcgtaatatttttctaatccATGATTTCTTCTTGTACATCTTCTTGTACGGTATCAACTCCTTGTTCTCGTCTTCTTTCAATGGATCGTAATCGATCGGCAAAGGTGCTTAAGGATAACATTATCATATGAAATGAGTTTTTAAGAATGAGATTTGTAAACCTTAAGAGCCATCAccataggaaataacgtttatGTTTATCATGGATACAACACCCAAGTACAGtagtatcttttatttcaatttttatttcgataattaaGCGACtggtaatttgtaatattcacTTGGAgcactttatttatttcattaccaaatttaataatatcaatcGATGAATATTAGAcgtacgaataaataaaaaaattatatttttgaggATCTTTCTCTGATACAGCTGTATCTTCGAATGGATTGATGAACTAGATTTTGAATAAGGGACGAAATTCACTGATAGCTAGACGCGAGTTAATCTCAATTTCCAGCCGGATAATGCTCGAGCTCATGTTCCTCGAGGGGTAAAAAACATTTGTTCGCAGCGTATAAACATTTCGTGGAActttaattaacaaagtttTCTATTGCGTGCGGTGTGGAACCACATTTTCCATGGCATTATTAACTTCCATTGAAACTGACCgcgttcaaatatttaataaccacCTGAAATGCCTCCGAAGTTGGCGCACATTTTATGTGAATCTATGGTATATGGTCTATGGTATACGACGAGACATACCAACGTCATTGGACGTTGATGTTTCACCCAAGGAATCGCTCGTGTTCgacgttttatatttcaacGAACGTTATTTCAACAGTATCTTGCATTTTTACGTTCGTAAGAAGGAACTTACAAATCGTGACAGATTGTCTTTTAGTCCATGGAGATTTCAAAATCGATTTGGTGCCGTGTATACGCGCGTCGTAATCCTCCTCTGTTATTAATTGTTCGAGAAAGACGTAAACGCTCGGTATTATGCAAATCCCGACGTATTTGAAGCATCCAAATCCTCGTGAGTCGTAAGCTTTTATTGTGATGCAGGGATAATAGATACCGAGCTCTGGCATGTCCTTCgagaattttcatatattaacGTATATATAATGCGTACATTGTACATACACATACGAGTATGTCGATATATTTGaatcgaattaaatatttttttaacgttgaaaTAATACTTGTACGacgataatgaaaaatgtttaaaacgttACCAGTTCAACGACAACATATGTCTGCTTGTAGTTACTGAATTTCTTGGCATTCTCCATTACTTCCGACTTGACTTGAACAGCGGCACACTCTATAACAATCTGAGGGTTTAACACCGGCATGTAATTAATCTTCTTCATGTCTCGTACACCCCAAAATATAACTTCAAGCCTGTAACTCGTCATTTTTGGTCTGATGTCTTCCGGTATGTTGTAAATGACGTCTTGCATTGAAGAGTCTATGACTTTGTCCACAGACTTGTCGTCTATCGTCTGAAATAATACATAGTTGTACTCGTGTCATTAATATTTCGTGGGCTATTAAACGTAGAATAAACCGTTAAActgttctttaattttaaaggTGATTCATCAAATTTGTTGTTACTGCCATGCCAACCACAAGTATCAAGACGCAatattcgttatatttattaacaaaattatgaaGTTTAACATTTTGTACGTATAAAACTCTTAGAATAAGATTTGTATCAGTTCATTTCAtcgtttgtaattaaatactCTGAAGAACTATCAATCGTCgaaattcatttatattcaTGCGGCTACGTCATTTTTGTGACTTAACCTTTATATTCCGATCTACGTTTGCATTTATGAATAGAATGGATAGCGCGCGTGGGAGACGGATATTAATTTCGTAATCAATCCGCGCGTAAGATGACAGAAAAGTTCATTAGCGCGGAGGCGGCAAAgattctctctcttcctctctctctctctctctctctctctctctctctcactcactcactcactcactcactcactcactcactcactcactcactctctCTCACGAGTCGAATATCGATCAGTATTGCCTTTCTCACCTCTATAAGCTCGAAAGCAGCGAGCACCGAACCGCTGAAATCCTTTTGCGATTTAAATTTGTACCACTCGAGTTTCGGAGGGAAATTAGGCGGCGAGTAAGTTTCCTCCGCCAGCTTAACTAATGGGATAGTTGTGCATCTCCCGCAGAACTCCTTGAAGCCCTGTAAATTTCGATTCGACATGATTTCAGGGTGGATCACTTAGAGCttctattaatttgtaaatcaCTGCCATACCAAAGATCGCATATGATTAAACTTCAGATATACTTTGTAAGATTTGATATTTCGGACCATCCCCTTCGCCCTGTGCTAGCTATCAAATTTTATC contains these protein-coding regions:
- the LOC139996268 gene encoding LOW QUALITY PROTEIN: otoferlin (The sequence of the model RefSeq protein was modified relative to this genomic sequence to represent the inferred CDS: substituted 1 base at 1 genomic stop codon); protein product: MSPRKTRSNVYQICIKILKAKHLPQNANPMVVVKVGNRRKKTVVRERTDSPIYNEYFVFDLFCNLNELLSTKITIAVYLKGYLRLKFHGSTTFEVALVWDQPDRQYYHKWVMLTNPKDVSAGPKGYVKCNIAISVKGEKLKVHPDTEGEDDIEGNLLLPVGGEFLPYRQRACYIFTIYRADGLPDMSNLCVKNNFENINPFVQISFAGMKETTSEAWQTYRPRFNEKITFREMFPSLCQRVRIAIKHRVNSCRTCVVASYILNMSKISNSGEYGFLPTFGPSFLHFYGSGTTERNNCFGKCSIALPFYRGRVLLSLKTEMDDSETTTARISAERELTAPIIERSLWKTEEYYLVTVLYDISMIDRGKFWTKSISFEVSLGNAGNRQFARSQCFEDNNDGNQMPDRKPEFDSETLPRLTGTLDGKYNYVPLGSRKPCLYVRSWWPNLDWRMHNSNSLAFIADFLEQKLEQLEDMVELQHPDTYKFYNETIRTMKSHCIHYLHTLDTGRYDDEGGTTKLDRHRVNLCRKEIENILKRIKINGELPSNHYTRIAMAHAYQYLAKMKKLREDPQHGLPDVFIWMIAGSKRVAYARFPAERIIYSEEMTEKGSLCGQKVDVFLVHPRDEEDADYMACKLELFLWLGNAEYIGACWASIPPGYRVDHERNIDSFPKYLDYTRSTTFQLRAHIFQGRFDPGMDASGLLDPIVRVTFHGYTASTRIIKQTLDPFWDQTLILPPKTIHGTKEYIKSNPPKAILQVYDEDICGFKEFCGRCTTIPLVKLAEETYSPPNFPPKLEWYKFKSQKDFSGSVLAAFELIETIDDKSVDKVIDSSMQDVIYNIPEDIRPKMTSYRLEVIFWGVRDMKKINYMPVLNPQIVIECAAVQVKSEVMENAKKFSNYKQTYVVVELDMPELGIYYPCITIKAYDSRGFGCFKYVGICIIPSVYVFLEQLITEEDYDARIHGTKSILKSPWTKRQSVTISPLPIDYDPLKEDENKELIPYKKMYKKKSWIRKILRSVKKIFVHVIPRKKRKKKMDYKPKEDESLDWWSKYFASMEEERSRELGSFSPGDQKLVTTFKVYNGELEMQPQFGGFQDRLRSFELWKGKKSEDPDYDTDNYVGKFKGRICVYHWPHPNNLPCKTKSGRNAANGLCGDYPQSDPIKFLVRLYVVKGIDLQPSDPLSGKSDPYLCVKLGKTFINDKKNYIPNQLNPIFGRLFEIEATFPQDYMMIIQVWDYDATTTDDLVGQTKIDLENRFYSRHRATCGISKTYNEGGYNKWRDRERPTQILEQLCKRNNLPLPEYRKHYVRIGRKRFPFVNEQAENGTFXKLIRQECMALNVLHQWQDFPICGCVLVPEHVERRPLFNATRPGLEQGKLELWIDMFQSSEIPPKPAVDISPPVPEEYEIRVIVWNTEDVPLVDSQFLTGEKCSDIYVKGWIVYDDYQRTDIHYNSLTGEGNFNWRFIFRVMYCKGERVMIVRKKTSIFAISETEDKLPCRLHLQVWDSDHFSSDDFLGALTLDLAKMPRGSPNSKNCTLELLNPNLPTIDMFKVARIKAWWPLERSVNAAQYVQAGKIELEISILQAKEADEQPAGKGRDPPQNLSPPNRPDTSFSWFRNPWKAFRYVVCRYYKWRIIGFFMCVLIVLLAGCGIYAFPGYFVKRLLGA